A single genomic interval of Prunus dulcis chromosome 5, ALMONDv2, whole genome shotgun sequence harbors:
- the LOC117628923 gene encoding zinc finger MYM-type protein 1-like has protein sequence MVSLSRHKILDMEKSVTQLVDLTKSMKEGHRQDKLEEMEKSLTQLVEDLRLLLASTANPSKPETTTIPNSTVHEAVNPYPRFMERFFKRKLSTDSSSLSNPGSSNARPIEVDEILANLQADPGLRTRMADYSPNIRDEIRRAYLQKGPCQPRSYKFPQTNQSGINRRFIAHWFDDHDWLEYSIAKDAAFCLHCYLFKSNFDQVGGDAFIGVGFNNWKKAKERFNLHVGPVGSVHNQAREVAYNLMHQTTHIETIVIKQTSQARTAYRTCLNASLKCTRYLLRQGLSFRGHDESAQSSNKGNYLELLQFLADHDEKVKAVVLENAPENLKLIAPSIQKDLVNSCAKETIDLILSDVKDRYFSIMVDEARDVSIKEQMAMGLRYVNDKGQIIERFVGVQHVTDTTSSALKEAIDEFFSSVNLSFSKLRGQGYDGASNMRALVAVAKKNIDVNFFFTTANSLVNVVGASCKRRDALRAQYQEELVRAFEDDCLITGRGLNQERTLKRAGDTRWNSHYGTLISIISMFPSMVNVLQMIVDDNPNDSSGEAYKLWREIQSFEFVFHLFVMKAILGITNTLSLALQKKDQDIVSAMNLVKTCKENLQLMRDNEFEELVEQASSFCYKHDIIVPTMDEEYVIPGRSRRNAPMKTNYHRYRVEIFIHVIDGQLAELNDRFNEVSTELLTCLACLSPKNNFVAFDKRKLVRLAQFYPYDFSDRDLLMLEDQLGVYVHHMRSSSDFSQLEGISSLAEKMVEKGMHEIFPFVYLLLTLALVLPVATASVERAFSAMNIIKNPLRNRMGDQWLNDSLIVYIERDVFACIDNEIIMQQKFQNFYTKPPWLHNPGSATVHVSCVFMKKPTRNSGQEGGSSPHVA, from the exons ATGGTTTCACTTTCACGCCACAAGATATTGGATATGGAGAAATCTGTAACCCAACTGGTCGATTTGACGAAATCAATGAAAGAGGGCCATCGTCAAGATAAGCTCGAGGAGATGGAGAAGTCTCTAACCCAACTGGTCGAGGACCTTCGCTTACTACTCGCCAGTACAGCCAACCCTAGTAAACCCGAAACGACGACGATTCCAAATTCCACTGTGCATGAGGCCGTTAATCCTTATCCGAG ATTTATGGAACgattctttaaaagaaaattatctaCGGATAGTTCTTCTCTGTCTAATCCGGGTAGTTCAAATGCAAGACCAATTGAAGTAGATGAGATCTTAGCTAATCTTCAAGCAGACCCTGGACTAAGAACTCGAATGGCGGATTATAGTCCTAATATTCGGGATGAGATCCGAAGAGCATATCTACAAAAGGGACCTTGTCAACCTAGAAGTTATAAATTCCCACAAACTAATCAATCAGGAATTAATAGACGCTTCATTGCTCATTGGTTTGATGATCATGATTGGTTGGAATATAGTATTGCTAAAGATGCTGCGTTTTGTCTTCATTGTTATCTCTTCAAATCTAATTTTGATCAAGTGGGTGGTGATGCATTCATTGGGGTAGGCTTCAATAATTGGAAGAAGGCGAAAGAAAGATTTAACCTTCATGTTGGACCGGTTGGTAGTGTTCACAACCAAGCTAGAGAAGTTGCTTACAATTTGATGCATCAAACTACACACATTGAAACAATTGTGATCAAGCAAACAAGCCAAGCTCGCACGGCTTATCGCACTTGCTTGAATGCATCACTTAAGTGCACTAGGTATTTGTTGCGGCAAGGGCTTTCTTTTCGTGGTCATGATGAAAGTGCACAATCAAGTAATAAAGGGAATTATTTAGAGCTCTTGCAATTTCTTGCGGATCATGATGAAAAAGTTAAGGCCGTTGTGTTGGAAAATGCTCCggaaaatttaaagttaatagctccttcaattcaaaaagatcTTGTCAATTCTTGTGCTAAAGAAACCATTGATCTTATCTTGAGTGATGTAAAAGatagatatttttcaataatggtGGATGAAGCACGTGATGTTTCAATAAAGGAGCAAATGGCGATGGGGTTGCGTTATGTGAATGACAAAGgacaaataattgaaaggtttgtgggggTTCAACATGTAACCGACACTACTTCAAGTGCACTAAaggaagcaattgatgaattcttttcttccgTGAATTTGAGCTTTTCCAAGCTACGAGGACAAGGTTATGATGGAGCTAGTAATATGAGAG CTCTTGTTGCGgtagcaaagaaaaacattgatGTCAACTTTTTTTTCACAACGGCTAATAGTTTGGTTAATGTTGTTGGAGCATCTTGTAAGCGTCGCGATGCACTTAGAGCACAATACCAAGAAGAGCttgtgagagcttttgaaGATGATTGTCTTATAACAGGGCGGGGCTTAAATCAAGAAAGGACTCTCAAACGTGCCGGCGATACACGATGGAACTCACATTATGGTACGTTGATTAGTATCATTTCTATGTTCCCATCTATGGTGAATGTGCTTCAAATGATTGTTGATGATAATCCTAATGATAGTTCGGGTGAAGCCTATAAGTTATGGAGAGAAATAcaatcttttgagtttgtgtttcacTTATTTGTAATGAAAGCTATATTGGGAATAACAAACACTTTGTCTCTAgcattgcaaaagaaagatcaagacaTTGTGAGTGCAATGAATTTAGTGAAAACATGCAAGGAAAACCTGCAGTTGATGAGGGATAATGAGTTTGAAGAATTGGTTGAGCAAGCATCCTCGTTTTGTTACAAACATGATATTATAGTTCCTACCATGGATGAGGAATATGTAATTCCAGGGAGATCACGGCGTAATGCTCCAATGAAGACAAATTATCATCGTTATCGTGTGGAGATCTTTATTCATGTAATTGATGGGCAACTTGCGGAGTTAAATGATCGCTTCAACGAGGTAAGTACTGAGTTACTTACTTGTTTGGCATGCTTGAGTCCAAAAAATAACTTTGTGGCTTTTGACAAACGAAAGCTAGTTCGTCTTGCTCAATTTTATCCTTATGATTTTTCGGATAGAGACTTATTGATgcttgaagatcaacttggtGTTTATGTTCATCATATGCGTTCGAGTagtgatttttctcaattggaaGGGATTAGTAGTCTTGCGgaaaaaatggtggagaaaggaatgcatgaaatatttccttttgtgtaTTTGCTTCTTAcattggctttggttttaccGGTTGCAACTGCATCAGTGGAGAGGGCATTTTCCGCtatgaatattattaaaaatccaCTTCGCAACAGAATGGGAGATCAATGGTTGAATGATAGCTTGATTGTTTACATTGAGAGAGATGTTTTCGCTTGTATTGATAACGAAATTATAATGCAAC aaaaatttcagaactttTACACTAAGCCCCCTTGGCTACATaatcctggatccgccactgtTCATGTATCTTGTGTTTTCATGAAGAAGCCAACCAGGAATAGCGGGCAGGAAGGAGGAAGTAGCCCCCATGTAGCATGA
- the LOC117627865 gene encoding cullin-1-like isoform X1: MISAGICRELIEFDQGWDYIQSMLTKIKRILEGLPEPQFSSVEYMNVYTTIYNMCTQKPPHNYSQQLYDKYKEALEEYVTTTVLPSVIEKHDEFMLRELVRRWANYRVMIRWLSNCFNFLDRFFIPRRSLLSLNDVGLTCFRDLVYRVINVNARVTIIGLVDKERAGEQIDRALVKNVIDVFVGIGMGQMNTYEEDFEKHMLRRAGEYYTRKASSWLLEDFCFDHLAKAEECLRRERARVSHYMHSSSEQKLVEKVQQELFEPLSNVFKQKVSAEVKTLVQQAEYAANNQASDRASGMLEQVLVTKMIELHDKYMAHFEDFLIKNHIFHKALREAFDGFCNKSVSGNSSAQLLAAFCDDILKKGGSQKLSDEAIEGMLEKVVNLLAYISDKDLFAEFYRKKLSRRLLFDQSANKEHEKSILTKMKQQFGGQFTSKMEGMVTDLTLARDNQTGFEEYLHSNPNVNPGMDLTVTVLTTGFWPSYKSCDLSLPAEMVKCVEVFKGFYETKTKCRKIKWIYSLGTCNIIGRFEPKEIELVVSTYQAAILLLFNSADKLSYSEILGKLNLTHDAAVRILHSLSCAKYKILIKEPNAKTISPNDNFEFNSKFTDRMRRIKIPLPPVDERKEVIQDVDRFRRYAIDAAIVRIMKSRKVLGHQQLVMECVEQLRHKFKPDMRAIKKQIEDLIVRDYLERDKENHNMFKYLA; this comes from the exons ATGATCTCAG CTGGAATTTGTCGCGAACTTATCGAGTTTGATCAAGGATGGGACTATATCCAGAGTATGCtcacaaaaataaagaggATTTTAGAAGGATTACCGGAGCCTCAGTTCAGCTCGGTAGAATATATGAACGTTTACACAACTATCTACAATATGTGTACCCAAAAGCCTCCTCATAATTATTCTCAACAGCTATATGATAAATATAAGGAGGCATTGGAGGAATATGTAACCACAACGGTGTTGCCCTCTGTAATAGAGAAACACGACGAATTTATGCTGCGGGAGCTTGTGAGAAGATGGGCAAATTATAGAGTTATGATTAGGTGGTTGTCAAActgttttaattttcttgatCGCTTCTTCATTCCTAGGAGATCACTTCTTAGCCTCAATGACGTTGGACTTACATGCTTCCGTGATTTGGTTTATCGAGTGATAAATGTTAATGCCAGAGTTACCATAATTGGTCTTGTTGATAAAGAACGTGCTGGAGAGCAGATTGACAGGGCACTAGTGAAGAACGTGATAGATGTATTTGTTGGAATTGGAATGGGACAAATGAATACTTATGAGGAGGACTTTGAGAAACACATGCTGAGACGTGCTGGTGAATACTATACTCGTAAAGCATCAAGTTGGCTTTTGgaggatttttgttttgatcacTTGGCGAAGGCTGAGGAATGCTTGAGAAGGGAGAGGGCTAGAGTTTCTCATTACATGCATTCAAGCAGTGAGCAAAAGCTGGTGGAAAAAGTGCAACAGGAGTTGTTTGAACCTctttctaatgtatttaaacaGAAAGTTAGCGCTGAAGTTAAAACCCTGGTCCAACAGGCTGAATATGCAGCAAACAACCAGGCTTCTGATAGAGCTTCTGGCATGCTGGAACAGGTCCTTGTCACAAAAATGATCGAGCTTCATGATAAGTATATGGCACATTTCGAagatttcttaataaaaaacCATATCTTTCACAAGGCTCTGAGAGAGGCCTTTGATGGATTTTGCAATAAATCTGTTTCCGGGAATTCAAGTGCTCAATTACTTGCTGCATTCTGTGATGATATCCTCAAAAAGGGTGGGAGCCAGAAGTTGAGCGATGAGGCCATAGAAGGAATGCTTGAAAAGGTTGTTAACTTGCTTGCTTACATAAGTGACAAAGACCTTTTTGCAGAATTCTACAGGAAAAAACTCTCTCGCCGGCTACTTTTTGATCAAAGTGCCAACAAGGAACATGAAAAAAGTATTCTAACAAAGATGAAACAGCAATTTGGTGGACAGTTCACCTCAAAGATGGAGGGAATGGTCACAGATTTGACATTGGCTCGGGACAATCAGACCGGCTTTGAGGAGTATCTTCACAGTAACCCAAATGTAAATCCTGGGATGGATTTGACCGTCACCGTTCTTACAACTGGTTTCTGGCCAAGTTATAAATCATGTGATCTTAGCCTTCCTGCAGAGATGGTGAAATGTGTTGAAGTCTTCAAGGGATTCTATGAAACGAAGACGAAATgcagaaaaattaaatggatTTACTCTTTGGGCACTTGCAACATTATTGGCAGGTTTGAGCCAAAAGAAATCGAATTGGTTGTTTCAACCTATCAGGCTGCTATCCTGCTACTTTTCAATAGCGCTGATAAATTGAGCTATTCAGAAATACTAGGTAAGTTAAACCTTACCCATGACGCAGCTGTTCGAATCCTTCATTCGCTTTCATGTGCCAAGTACAAGATCCTTATTAAGGAGCCTAATGCAAAGACTATCTCGCCAAATGACAACTTTGAGTTCAATTCCAAATTCACTGACAGAATGAGAAGAATTAAGATTCCTCTCCCACCAGTGGATGAAAGGAAGGAGGTGATCCAAGATGTTGACAGATTCAGGCGATATGCTATTGATGCTGCAATCGTGCGGATTATGAAGAGTCGGAAGGTTTTGGGTCATCAGCAATTAGTTATGGAGTGTGTTGAGCAGTTAAGACATAAATTCAAGCCTGACATGAGAGCAATTAAGAAGCAGATTGAAGATCTCATCGTCCGTGACTACCTGGAGAGGGAcaaggaaaatcataacatGTTCAAGTATCTTGCATGA
- the LOC117627865 gene encoding cullin-1-like isoform X2, producing MLTKIKRILEGLPEPQFSSVEYMNVYTTIYNMCTQKPPHNYSQQLYDKYKEALEEYVTTTVLPSVIEKHDEFMLRELVRRWANYRVMIRWLSNCFNFLDRFFIPRRSLLSLNDVGLTCFRDLVYRVINVNARVTIIGLVDKERAGEQIDRALVKNVIDVFVGIGMGQMNTYEEDFEKHMLRRAGEYYTRKASSWLLEDFCFDHLAKAEECLRRERARVSHYMHSSSEQKLVEKVQQELFEPLSNVFKQKVSAEVKTLVQQAEYAANNQASDRASGMLEQVLVTKMIELHDKYMAHFEDFLIKNHIFHKALREAFDGFCNKSVSGNSSAQLLAAFCDDILKKGGSQKLSDEAIEGMLEKVVNLLAYISDKDLFAEFYRKKLSRRLLFDQSANKEHEKSILTKMKQQFGGQFTSKMEGMVTDLTLARDNQTGFEEYLHSNPNVNPGMDLTVTVLTTGFWPSYKSCDLSLPAEMVKCVEVFKGFYETKTKCRKIKWIYSLGTCNIIGRFEPKEIELVVSTYQAAILLLFNSADKLSYSEILGKLNLTHDAAVRILHSLSCAKYKILIKEPNAKTISPNDNFEFNSKFTDRMRRIKIPLPPVDERKEVIQDVDRFRRYAIDAAIVRIMKSRKVLGHQQLVMECVEQLRHKFKPDMRAIKKQIEDLIVRDYLERDKENHNMFKYLA from the coding sequence ATGCtcacaaaaataaagaggATTTTAGAAGGATTACCGGAGCCTCAGTTCAGCTCGGTAGAATATATGAACGTTTACACAACTATCTACAATATGTGTACCCAAAAGCCTCCTCATAATTATTCTCAACAGCTATATGATAAATATAAGGAGGCATTGGAGGAATATGTAACCACAACGGTGTTGCCCTCTGTAATAGAGAAACACGACGAATTTATGCTGCGGGAGCTTGTGAGAAGATGGGCAAATTATAGAGTTATGATTAGGTGGTTGTCAAActgttttaattttcttgatCGCTTCTTCATTCCTAGGAGATCACTTCTTAGCCTCAATGACGTTGGACTTACATGCTTCCGTGATTTGGTTTATCGAGTGATAAATGTTAATGCCAGAGTTACCATAATTGGTCTTGTTGATAAAGAACGTGCTGGAGAGCAGATTGACAGGGCACTAGTGAAGAACGTGATAGATGTATTTGTTGGAATTGGAATGGGACAAATGAATACTTATGAGGAGGACTTTGAGAAACACATGCTGAGACGTGCTGGTGAATACTATACTCGTAAAGCATCAAGTTGGCTTTTGgaggatttttgttttgatcacTTGGCGAAGGCTGAGGAATGCTTGAGAAGGGAGAGGGCTAGAGTTTCTCATTACATGCATTCAAGCAGTGAGCAAAAGCTGGTGGAAAAAGTGCAACAGGAGTTGTTTGAACCTctttctaatgtatttaaacaGAAAGTTAGCGCTGAAGTTAAAACCCTGGTCCAACAGGCTGAATATGCAGCAAACAACCAGGCTTCTGATAGAGCTTCTGGCATGCTGGAACAGGTCCTTGTCACAAAAATGATCGAGCTTCATGATAAGTATATGGCACATTTCGAagatttcttaataaaaaacCATATCTTTCACAAGGCTCTGAGAGAGGCCTTTGATGGATTTTGCAATAAATCTGTTTCCGGGAATTCAAGTGCTCAATTACTTGCTGCATTCTGTGATGATATCCTCAAAAAGGGTGGGAGCCAGAAGTTGAGCGATGAGGCCATAGAAGGAATGCTTGAAAAGGTTGTTAACTTGCTTGCTTACATAAGTGACAAAGACCTTTTTGCAGAATTCTACAGGAAAAAACTCTCTCGCCGGCTACTTTTTGATCAAAGTGCCAACAAGGAACATGAAAAAAGTATTCTAACAAAGATGAAACAGCAATTTGGTGGACAGTTCACCTCAAAGATGGAGGGAATGGTCACAGATTTGACATTGGCTCGGGACAATCAGACCGGCTTTGAGGAGTATCTTCACAGTAACCCAAATGTAAATCCTGGGATGGATTTGACCGTCACCGTTCTTACAACTGGTTTCTGGCCAAGTTATAAATCATGTGATCTTAGCCTTCCTGCAGAGATGGTGAAATGTGTTGAAGTCTTCAAGGGATTCTATGAAACGAAGACGAAATgcagaaaaattaaatggatTTACTCTTTGGGCACTTGCAACATTATTGGCAGGTTTGAGCCAAAAGAAATCGAATTGGTTGTTTCAACCTATCAGGCTGCTATCCTGCTACTTTTCAATAGCGCTGATAAATTGAGCTATTCAGAAATACTAGGTAAGTTAAACCTTACCCATGACGCAGCTGTTCGAATCCTTCATTCGCTTTCATGTGCCAAGTACAAGATCCTTATTAAGGAGCCTAATGCAAAGACTATCTCGCCAAATGACAACTTTGAGTTCAATTCCAAATTCACTGACAGAATGAGAAGAATTAAGATTCCTCTCCCACCAGTGGATGAAAGGAAGGAGGTGATCCAAGATGTTGACAGATTCAGGCGATATGCTATTGATGCTGCAATCGTGCGGATTATGAAGAGTCGGAAGGTTTTGGGTCATCAGCAATTAGTTATGGAGTGTGTTGAGCAGTTAAGACATAAATTCAAGCCTGACATGAGAGCAATTAAGAAGCAGATTGAAGATCTCATCGTCCGTGACTACCTGGAGAGGGAcaaggaaaatcataacatGTTCAAGTATCTTGCATGA
- the LOC117628922 gene encoding cullin-1-like, translated as MQFRIIEWDQGWNFIQEGIMNLKRRIAEGLPENQVSAAEIVDMYTTIYNMCTQKPPYQYTQALYDRYQRTFEEHITSTVLPSLKEKPDEFLLQEFVKSWGDYKVMLRWMSRSFAYLDRYFLNWRSLPGLKEAAVKYYRDLVYQEVNAIVREAAIRLIDKEREGGEIDRALLKNVIDIFVEIGEGQRDAYEKDFEGYMLTDTRDYYSHKASRWILEDNYTNYMLKVEECLRRERDIVSHYLHPSSEKMLVKTVKHWLAVYANQLIGKKRSESGCGGDCLTVDNIEELSKNFIAAVVLEQQVPAQCSTLFQQAEDAAMQE; from the coding sequence ATGCAATTCAGAATTATTGAGTGGGATCAAGGATGGAACTTTATCCAGGAGGGGATTATGAATCTAAAGAGGAGAATTGCAGAAGGTTTACCAGAGAATCAAGTCAGTGCCGCAGAGATTGTTGATATGTACACAACTATCTATAACATGTGCACTCAAAAACCTCCCTATCAATATACTCAGGCCCTTTATGACAGATATCAGAGGACATTCGAGGAGCACATTACTTCAACGGTGCTGCCCTCTTTGAAAGAGAAGCCCGACGAGTTTCTGTTGCAGGAGTTTGTCAAAAGCTGGGGAGATTATAAGGTTATGCTTAGGTGGATGTCTCGCTCCTTTGCATATCTTGATCGTTACTTCCTCAATTGGCGATCACTTCCGGGGCTAAAGGAAGCTGCAGTTAAATACTACCGTGATTTGGTTTACCAGGAGGTAAATGCTATCGTGAGAGAAGCTGCAATTCGTCTTATTGATAAAGAACGTGAAGGAGGAGAAATTGACAGAGCACTATTGAAGAATGTGATAGatatatttgttgaaattggCGAGGGACAAAGGGATGCTTACGAAAAGGACTTCGAAGGATACATGCTAACCGATACTCGCGATTACTATTCTCATAAAGCATCGAGATGGATTTTGGAGGACAATTATACGAATTATATGTTGAAGGTAGAGGAATGCTTGAGAAGGGAGAGGGATATAGTTTCTCATTACCTGCATCCAAGCAGTGAGAAGATGCTGGTGAAGACAGTGAAACATTGGTTGGCGGTATATGCAAATCAACTGATTGGAAAGAAGCGTTCTGAATCTGGATGTGGAGGTGATTGCCTTACAGTTGATAATATCGAGGAGCTTTCTAAGAATTTTATTGCTGCTGTAGTATTGGAACAGCAAGTTCCTGCTCAGTGTTCAACCTTGTTCCAACAGGCTGAAGATGCTGCAATGCAGGAATGA